The following are encoded in a window of Brettanomyces bruxellensis chromosome 9, complete sequence genomic DNA:
- a CDS encoding uncharacterized protein (BUSCO:EOG09265I60) codes for MSSLYTFSPDTKQKIRKFRLSGSRAKKISAEIYKIDPTSYELQYEDPDDIIDSLETLADELPDNSPRFVLMNYPYKSSDGRLVSPLVFLYYMPPTARQELKMLYAGCVEQMKDEVAPNEFIEVADEDDFDDLDDQIRTK; via the coding sequence ATGTCGTCACTCTACACATTTTCACCAGAtacaaagcagaaaatcCGCAAATTTCGACTTTCAGGCTCTAGGGCTAAGAAAATATCTGctgaaatatataaaatcGACCCAACCAGTTATGAACTCCAATATGAGGACCCTGACGATATAATTGACTCGCTAGAAACTCTTGCAGATGAACTACCAGACAACAGTCCACGTTTCGTTTTGATGAACTACCCATACAAGTCTTCAGACGGTCGTTTAGTGTCTCCACTAGTTTTTCTCTATTATATGCCACCAACGGCCAGACAGGAGCTCAAAATGCTTTATGCAGGTTGCGTTGAACAAATGAAGGATGAGGTGGCACCAAATGAGTTCATAGAAGTGgcggatgaagatgattttgatgaCTTGGATGACCAAATACGGACAAAATGA